A stretch of the Schistocerca serialis cubense isolate TAMUIC-IGC-003099 chromosome 2, iqSchSeri2.2, whole genome shotgun sequence genome encodes the following:
- the LOC126457690 gene encoding uncharacterized protein LOC126457690 isoform X16, which yields MKAALLLVAALVAVAEVHGQPEESTTANIGNENLSIGNITAENRFLGRSSYTEDDDTICVAADNRFYLYANSLKLYSCYNQLPKVYVVKPKSQCKPYMSDCPRN from the exons ATGAAGGCTGCTTTGTTGCTTGTTGCTG CACTGGTAGCAGTGGCGGAGGTCCACGGACAACCAGAAGAGTCGACCACCGCCAACATCGGGAATGAGAATCTAAGCATCGGAAATATCACGGCTGAGAATAGATTTCTGGGAAGGTCGTCCTACACGGAAGATGATGATACCATTTGTGTCGCAGCAGACAACAGGTTCTACTTGTATGCTAATTCGTTGAAGCTGTATTCTTGCTACAACCAACTACCGAAAG TTTACGTGGTGAAACCAAAGAGTCAGTGTAAACCATACATGTCAGATTGTCCCAGGAACTAG